From the Solanum lycopersicum chromosome 10, SLM_r2.1 genome, one window contains:
- the LOC138339158 gene encoding uncharacterized protein, with product MNSRRMTARRSQEGRVNEEIPPLVEQVEQVLQGAQGVQVPIVEEGNDVSEDPHEFLDGVYKVLSVIGVNSREKAELDSYQLRDVAQVWYIQWKDNRSVESGPIEWEEFKEALLGKYFPRERREVKVEEFINLKQGNMSVEEYSLKFTMLYRYSPSLVSKPRHEMSRFVTAVADLVKEEYCTAMLHGDVTFSRLMVYAQSIEESKHSRISRNLKRSGQGEKNQSKFKKNVSSQDEPRGHKVKLEKCSGSQGSKPNCATCGKRHSG from the exons ATGAATAGTAGAAGGATGACCGCTAGAAGGTCGCAAGAGGGAAGGGTTaatgaggagattcctcctcTAGTTGaacaagttgagcaagttcttCAAGGTGCTCAAGGTGTTCAAGTCCCTATCGTGGAAGAAGGTAATGATGTTTCGGAG GATCCCCATGAGTTTCTAGATGGTGTTTATAAGGTGTTGAGTGTCATTGGTGTGAAttctagggagaaggcggagttagattcataccaattgagggatgttgctcaagtgtggtacattcaatggaaagataataggTCGGTTGAGTCGGGTCCTATAGAGTGGGAGGAGTTTAAGGAGGCTTTGttaggaaagtactttccccgtgagaggagggaggtgaaggttgaagagtttatcaatctcaagcaaggaaatatgagtgttgaggagtactctttgaaattcactatgTTGTATAGATATTCTCCGTCCTTAGTGTCTAAACCTAGgcatgagatgagtaggtttgtgaccgCTGTTGCCGACCTTGTGAAAGAAGAGTATTGTACAGCCATGCTCCATGGTGATGTAACTTTTTCTAGACTCATGGTTTATGCTCAGTCCATAGAGGAGTCTAAGCATAGTAGGATCTCTAGAAACTTGAAGAGGAGTGGGCAAGGTGAAAAAAACCAATCTAAGTTTAAGAAGAATGTTTCAAGTCAAGATGAACCTAGGGGTCATAAGGTGAAACTTGAGAAGTGTAGTGGTTCTCAAGGTAGCAAGCCTAATTGTGCTACATGTGGGAAAAGGCACTCTGGGTAA